Proteins co-encoded in one Synechococcus elongatus PCC 6301 genomic window:
- a CDS encoding ABC transporter ATP-binding protein: MLALLRRWDDWSLLSRLLPYLGRHKRLLIGSLILLVPLALAGAVQPMLVGQAISVLQNKPTWEMLQGMSRSQGLNLLSLALLATIVVRLAFRGVQGYYVQEVGQRVTADIRQDLFQHVTALAVRFFDRTPVGKLVTRLTNDVEALGEVFSTGAIGILSDIVSLLAIAIAMFWLQWQLALLLTVLLPPTTAVILYFQRRYRKANYRAREELSNLNASLQENMVGIGIVQSFRREAYNAQQFRVANQRYLEAVDRTIFHDSAISATLEWISLAAIAAVLWLGSFLVLQDQMNFGLLAAFILYSQRLFDPLRQLAEKFTSIQAGFTAIERIVDIFNEPIEIRDAAQTQQLSLETSQSGEIHFENVWFGYKPDEPVIQNLNITIQPGQKVALVGPTGAGKSTIIRLLCRLYEPTQGRILIDGIDIRNLPQVELRRHLGVILQDGFLFAGDVSSNITLGEPYDQEAVQAAARRTNVATLIESLPQGYATPLRERGTNLSGGQRQLLAFARVAIRDPKVLILDEATANLDVGTEALVQEALDDLLSDRTAIIIAHRLSTIRNADRILVLRQGQLIEDGSHDVLMARNGLYTSLYRLQSLGAEVA, translated from the coding sequence ATGCTTGCTCTGTTACGTCGTTGGGATGATTGGTCACTACTGAGTCGGCTTTTGCCTTACCTCGGTCGCCACAAGCGGTTACTGATCGGATCGTTGATTTTGCTCGTGCCCTTGGCTTTGGCCGGCGCCGTGCAACCCATGCTGGTGGGGCAAGCGATCTCGGTTCTACAGAACAAGCCGACCTGGGAAATGCTGCAGGGCATGAGCCGCAGTCAAGGCTTGAACCTACTCTCCTTGGCACTGTTGGCCACGATCGTTGTGCGGCTGGCCTTCCGAGGCGTCCAAGGCTACTACGTGCAGGAAGTCGGTCAGCGCGTGACCGCCGACATTCGCCAAGATTTGTTCCAGCACGTCACGGCTCTGGCCGTGCGCTTTTTCGATCGCACGCCTGTGGGCAAGCTGGTGACACGACTCACCAACGATGTCGAAGCCCTCGGCGAAGTCTTTTCGACCGGCGCGATCGGTATTCTCAGCGATATTGTTTCATTGCTGGCGATCGCGATCGCCATGTTTTGGTTGCAGTGGCAATTGGCGCTGTTGCTGACCGTTTTATTGCCGCCCACCACGGCTGTCATCCTCTATTTCCAGCGACGCTACCGCAAAGCCAATTACCGAGCCCGCGAGGAGCTGTCGAACCTCAACGCCAGCTTGCAGGAAAACATGGTCGGGATTGGCATTGTCCAAAGCTTCCGCCGCGAAGCCTACAATGCCCAGCAGTTTCGAGTGGCGAATCAACGCTATCTCGAAGCCGTCGATCGCACGATCTTTCACGACTCGGCCATTTCCGCCACGCTGGAATGGATCTCGCTGGCTGCGATCGCGGCTGTCCTCTGGTTAGGCAGCTTTCTGGTATTGCAAGACCAAATGAATTTTGGTCTGTTAGCAGCATTTATTCTTTACTCGCAGCGGTTGTTTGACCCGTTGCGCCAACTCGCTGAAAAATTCACCTCGATTCAAGCTGGATTTACAGCGATCGAGCGAATTGTCGACATCTTCAATGAACCAATTGAAATTCGCGATGCCGCCCAGACCCAACAACTGAGCCTTGAAACCTCACAGTCTGGAGAAATTCACTTTGAAAATGTTTGGTTTGGCTACAAGCCCGATGAGCCGGTCATTCAAAACCTCAACATCACCATTCAACCCGGTCAAAAGGTTGCACTAGTGGGGCCGACTGGAGCCGGAAAGAGTACGATTATTCGCCTGCTCTGTCGCCTCTATGAGCCAACTCAAGGACGGATTTTAATTGACGGCATTGATATCCGAAATCTACCTCAGGTCGAGCTGCGGCGTCACCTAGGCGTCATTCTCCAAGACGGCTTTCTGTTTGCCGGGGATGTCAGCAGCAACATCACGCTGGGAGAGCCCTACGACCAGGAGGCGGTGCAGGCAGCAGCGCGTCGCACCAATGTTGCCACGCTGATTGAATCGCTGCCGCAAGGCTATGCCACTCCTTTACGGGAACGCGGGACAAATTTGTCGGGCGGACAAAGGCAGCTATTGGCGTTTGCGCGGGTGGCCATTCGCGATCCAAAGGTGTTGATTTTGGATGAGGCGACAGCGAATTTAGATGTCGGCACTGAAGCTCTTGTTCAAGAGGCTTTAGATGATCTCCTGAGCGATCGCACCGCAATTATTATTGCTCACCGGCTCTCGACAATTCGCAATGCCGATCGCATCTTAGTCCTCCGCCAAGGACAGCTAATCGAAGATGGATCACATGATGTTTTGATGGCTCGCAACGGACTATATACCAGTCTCTATCGACTGCAATCACTGGGAGCAGAAGTAGCCTAG
- the hisG gene encoding ATP phosphoribosyltransferase codes for MLTIALPKGALLKDSIRLLQSAGLDFSAFLEPGNRQLQILDRQERAKALLVRNSDVPVYVEYGQAQLGVVGYDVLREKTARVAQLIDLRFGGCRMSIAVKASSPYRSVLDLPAHCRIASKFVHCARDYFHNLDLPVEIVPLSGSVELGPITGMSEAIVDLVATGQTLRENGLVEIETLFDSTARLIANPLAYRINADGISELIEELRQSVTQAIAATC; via the coding sequence ATGCTGACGATCGCCCTGCCCAAAGGTGCCCTACTCAAAGACAGCATTCGCTTGCTGCAATCCGCAGGGCTCGACTTCAGCGCCTTTTTGGAACCTGGAAATCGCCAGCTACAGATTCTCGATCGCCAGGAACGGGCCAAGGCTTTACTGGTACGCAACTCGGACGTACCGGTCTATGTGGAATACGGGCAGGCTCAACTTGGTGTGGTTGGCTATGACGTCCTGCGGGAGAAAACCGCGAGAGTGGCGCAGCTGATCGACCTCAGGTTTGGCGGGTGCCGTATGTCGATCGCAGTCAAAGCCAGCAGTCCCTATCGTTCAGTACTTGACCTGCCAGCCCACTGTCGCATTGCCTCCAAATTTGTGCACTGTGCTCGCGACTATTTCCACAATCTCGATTTGCCTGTAGAGATTGTGCCGCTCTCCGGCTCTGTGGAACTAGGGCCGATTACCGGTATGTCAGAAGCGATCGTCGATTTAGTTGCCACGGGTCAAACCCTACGCGAGAACGGCTTAGTTGAGATCGAGACGCTGTTTGACAGTACGGCTCGCCTGATCGCCAACCCCTTGGCCTATCGGATCAATGCAGATGGCATTAGTGAACTAATCGAGGAGCTGCGGCAGAGTGTCACTCAGGCGATCGCAGCAACTTGCTAG
- a CDS encoding RNA recognition motif domain-containing protein, with amino-acid sequence MSVRVYIGNLPRVIEQAELDAVFAEAGEVSAKLVTDRKTGKSRGFAFATVASDELADALIERFNGTEVQGSTLKLEKAQPRERDNEGGNNRRRSGGGGNDNRRSGKSAPRVISSGPEGFQPDPRWAQELEKLKELLAAQTVS; translated from the coding sequence ATGTCAGTTCGTGTGTACATCGGCAATTTACCGCGCGTCATTGAGCAAGCCGAGTTGGATGCGGTGTTTGCAGAAGCCGGCGAAGTTTCGGCCAAATTGGTCACCGATCGCAAAACCGGCAAATCGCGCGGCTTTGCCTTCGCAACGGTTGCCAGCGATGAGCTAGCTGATGCCTTGATCGAGCGCTTTAACGGCACCGAAGTCCAGGGCAGCACCCTCAAGCTCGAAAAAGCGCAACCGCGCGAGCGCGACAATGAAGGCGGCAACAACCGTCGTCGCAGTGGTGGCGGTGGTAACGATAATCGCCGCTCGGGTAAAAGCGCTCCTCGGGTCATCTCGTCAGGTCCCGAAGGCTTCCAACCCGATCCTCGCTGGGCTCAAGAACTCGAAAAATTGAAAGAACTCCTCGCTGCTCAAACCGTGTCCTAG
- the ppsA gene encoding phosphoenolpyruvate synthase, with protein sequence MTLTRFQPTAGNESRDQRFVLWFEEVGIDDIPLVGGKNASLGEMIRELLSKGVNVPLGFATTAAAFRFFLAGAGLEPQLRQLFADLDVEDVVNLRERGRQARNLILNTPFPAELETAIATAYQQLCDRYEPTPAVCDRLSGLDRDRCQRQFGSVDVAVRSSATAEDLPDASFAGQQETYLNVRGVQAVIQACHRCFASLFTDRAISYRQIKGFDHFEVALSVGVQKMVRSDLAASGVMFSIDTETGFRNAALVTAAYGLGENVVQGAVNPDEFFVFKPTLQQGFRPTLDKRIGSKEIRMVYDEGGSKLTKNVSVAESDRQRFAISDDEVLQLAQWACIIEDHYSAKRGCFTPMDIEWAKDGLSGELFIVQARPETVQSQRASNLLRSYQLQGSGSVLVEGRAVGEMIGQGTARVILDVHHIADFQAGEVLVTNRTDPDWEPIMKKASAIVTNQGGRTCHAAIIAREMGIPAIVGCGTATTAIATGADVTVSCAEGDQGRVYAGLLPFEVHETVLDDLPRPRTQILMNVGNPEEAFGLAAIPCDGVGLARLEFIIANHIQAHPLALLHFDQLEDLFVQDQIAKLTANYDRKADFFVEKLAQGIGRIAAAFWPKPVIVRLSDFKSNEYANLLGGRQFEPREENQMIGWRGASRYYDPQYREAFALECQAFRQVREGMGLTNVIPMVPFCRTPEEGQRVLAEMAANGLKRGENGLQVYVMCELPSNVICADAFSEVFDGFSIGSNDLTQLTLGLDRDSALVAALFDERNPAVKRMVAQAIQTVKAAGRKIGICGQAPSDYPEFAEFLVEQGIDSISLNPDSVLKTLLAIAAVEARLETGRDRGSQGTLRQIQDRQRR encoded by the coding sequence ATGACGCTCACCCGCTTCCAGCCAACCGCCGGTAACGAATCACGGGATCAACGGTTCGTGCTCTGGTTTGAAGAGGTCGGCATCGACGACATCCCATTGGTCGGTGGCAAGAACGCCTCCTTGGGCGAGATGATCCGTGAGCTGTTATCCAAAGGGGTCAATGTTCCCCTTGGATTTGCTACGACAGCAGCAGCGTTTCGGTTTTTCCTCGCCGGTGCGGGATTGGAACCTCAACTGCGCCAGCTATTCGCGGATTTGGACGTGGAGGATGTCGTTAATCTCCGGGAGCGCGGCCGGCAGGCCCGGAATCTGATTCTCAACACGCCTTTCCCGGCTGAACTAGAAACCGCGATCGCGACGGCCTATCAGCAACTGTGCGATCGCTATGAACCCACCCCCGCAGTTTGCGATCGCCTCAGTGGCCTCGATCGCGATCGCTGTCAGCGTCAGTTTGGCAGTGTCGATGTGGCGGTTCGGTCTAGCGCAACCGCAGAGGATCTGCCCGATGCCAGCTTCGCTGGCCAGCAGGAAACCTACCTGAACGTGCGTGGGGTGCAGGCGGTTATTCAGGCCTGTCATCGCTGCTTTGCGTCGCTGTTCACCGATCGCGCCATTTCCTACCGCCAGATTAAGGGCTTCGACCACTTTGAGGTGGCGCTGTCCGTCGGGGTGCAAAAGATGGTGCGCTCCGACTTGGCTGCCTCCGGCGTGATGTTCTCAATCGATACAGAAACCGGCTTCCGTAACGCAGCGTTGGTCACTGCTGCCTACGGTCTGGGTGAAAACGTTGTGCAAGGCGCAGTTAACCCCGACGAATTCTTTGTCTTCAAACCAACGCTGCAGCAGGGCTTCCGCCCGACTCTCGACAAGCGGATTGGCAGCAAAGAAATCCGCATGGTCTACGACGAAGGTGGATCGAAGCTGACTAAGAATGTCTCCGTAGCTGAGAGCGATCGCCAACGCTTTGCAATCAGTGACGATGAGGTCCTGCAGCTAGCCCAGTGGGCTTGCATCATCGAGGATCACTACTCCGCCAAACGGGGTTGCTTTACCCCGATGGATATCGAATGGGCCAAGGATGGCCTGAGCGGCGAGCTCTTCATCGTGCAAGCCCGTCCCGAAACCGTGCAGTCGCAGCGAGCCAGCAATCTCCTGCGCAGCTACCAACTCCAAGGCAGCGGTTCCGTCTTGGTCGAAGGGCGGGCAGTGGGCGAAATGATTGGACAAGGCACGGCACGGGTCATTCTCGACGTCCATCACATCGCCGATTTTCAGGCGGGTGAAGTGCTGGTGACCAATCGCACCGACCCGGACTGGGAGCCGATCATGAAGAAGGCGAGCGCGATCGTGACCAATCAGGGCGGCCGAACTTGCCACGCGGCGATCATTGCCCGCGAGATGGGCATTCCAGCGATCGTGGGCTGCGGGACAGCCACAACTGCGATCGCGACCGGCGCCGATGTCACGGTCTCTTGTGCCGAAGGCGATCAAGGTCGCGTCTACGCTGGGCTGCTGCCCTTCGAGGTGCACGAAACGGTGCTGGATGATCTGCCACGACCTCGCACTCAGATCCTGATGAACGTCGGCAACCCCGAGGAAGCCTTTGGTCTGGCCGCTATTCCCTGTGATGGCGTTGGGCTGGCGCGGCTAGAGTTCATCATTGCCAACCATATTCAGGCACATCCGCTGGCGCTGCTCCACTTTGACCAGCTAGAGGATTTGTTTGTCCAAGATCAAATCGCCAAGCTGACAGCGAACTACGATCGCAAAGCCGACTTCTTCGTCGAGAAACTAGCGCAGGGCATCGGGCGGATTGCCGCTGCCTTTTGGCCGAAGCCGGTGATTGTCCGCCTTTCCGACTTCAAGAGCAACGAGTACGCCAATCTCTTGGGGGGGCGACAGTTTGAGCCCCGCGAAGAAAACCAGATGATCGGCTGGCGCGGAGCCTCCCGCTACTATGACCCGCAATACCGCGAGGCGTTTGCCTTGGAATGCCAAGCCTTCCGGCAAGTGCGTGAGGGGATGGGGCTGACCAATGTCATCCCGATGGTGCCCTTCTGTCGGACGCCCGAAGAGGGGCAGCGGGTGCTAGCGGAGATGGCAGCCAACGGTCTCAAACGCGGTGAAAACGGCCTACAGGTTTACGTGATGTGCGAACTGCCCAGCAACGTGATCTGTGCCGATGCCTTCAGTGAGGTCTTTGACGGCTTCTCAATTGGCTCCAATGACCTGACCCAACTGACGCTCGGGCTCGATCGCGATTCCGCCCTAGTTGCAGCCCTGTTTGACGAACGCAATCCGGCGGTCAAACGGATGGTAGCCCAAGCGATCCAAACGGTTAAAGCTGCCGGTCGCAAGATTGGCATCTGTGGCCAAGCCCCCAGTGACTACCCAGAATTTGCAGAATTCCTGGTGGAGCAGGGGATCGACTCGATCAGCCTCAATCCTGATTCCGTGCTCAAGACGCTGCTGGCGATCGCTGCGGTCGAAGCGCGACTGGAGACTGGACGGGACAGAGGGTCTCAGGGCACCCTAAGGCAAATTCAGGATCGACAGCGCAGATGA
- a CDS encoding metallophosphoesterase family protein produces MKRRELLVLGGLSTIAAGMGRQWFQPVSAQAITPLPASDRPLDLRFIAVADTGTGARGQYDVAAAMERYRRANPYKLAVLAGDNIYNNGEIEKIQAVFERPYAPLLKSGVKFRAVLGNHDIRTNNGNDQVRYPGFNMTGRYYQFQEGPVAFFALDTNGNADWNKQLTWLDRALQASNAPWKVVFGHHPIYSSGFYGVNRTLLGRLVPLFKRHGVQLYISGHDHSYERTQPIDGTTYLIVGAGAGLRPVGRSSWTAQSASTLSFAGLEVYGNELRIQTFDKDSRLIDQGQIFA; encoded by the coding sequence ATGAAACGCCGAGAACTGCTGGTGTTGGGTGGACTGAGTACGATCGCTGCTGGAATGGGACGGCAGTGGTTCCAACCGGTGAGCGCCCAAGCCATTACCCCACTGCCAGCAAGCGATCGCCCTTTAGATTTGCGCTTCATTGCAGTGGCGGATACGGGCACTGGTGCGCGGGGACAATACGATGTGGCTGCCGCGATGGAGCGTTACCGGCGTGCCAATCCTTACAAACTTGCTGTCTTAGCCGGCGACAACATCTATAACAACGGCGAAATCGAGAAAATTCAGGCGGTGTTCGAGCGGCCCTATGCTCCTCTGCTGAAATCGGGTGTGAAGTTCCGGGCGGTTTTAGGGAATCACGATATCCGCACGAACAACGGCAACGATCAGGTTCGCTACCCTGGCTTCAACATGACTGGGCGCTATTACCAATTCCAAGAAGGGCCAGTTGCCTTCTTTGCGCTAGATACCAATGGCAATGCGGATTGGAACAAGCAGCTGACTTGGCTCGATCGCGCCCTACAAGCCAGTAATGCCCCGTGGAAAGTCGTGTTTGGCCACCATCCGATCTATTCATCCGGCTTCTATGGCGTTAATCGGACGCTGCTCGGCCGGCTGGTGCCCCTGTTCAAGCGTCATGGTGTGCAGCTTTACATCAGTGGACATGACCACAGCTATGAACGCACGCAGCCGATTGATGGGACGACTTACCTCATCGTCGGTGCCGGGGCTGGATTACGGCCGGTGGGCCGCTCGTCTTGGACAGCTCAATCTGCCAGCACTCTCAGCTTTGCCGGCCTCGAAGTCTATGGCAATGAGCTGCGGATCCAAACGTTTGATAAAGACAGCCGCCTCATTGACCAAGGACAGATTTTTGCCTAG
- a CDS encoding CCA tRNA nucleotidyltransferase yields the protein MDAALAARFNPQAWPFSADGLPAGACLVGGAVRDALLGRLSDPLDLDWVVPNGAVETARSLARQHQAGFVLLDADRQIARVVFADMTVDFAQQEGDRLEQDLRRRDFTINAIAYDWQRQTVIDPLGGQADLEQGLLRMVAPENLVDDPLRLLRAYRQAAQLSFSIEPETAAAIAQLAPLLPQVAGERIWAELQRLLNVPPPHPVLVEAIASGLLAPWFPEATPECMSTLADHWQQLQAQAPEWPHWFTAIGPGGRLSHLAYAWLTRLLPSDRDRALESLLALKSSRAEQRSLLQLQQHWQDCQTSKAATTAGQVALFQTLGKLVPVLLVQLEASELRQTLLRRYQTPNDPIAHLQPLVSGTDLQVSLGIRGGPRLGQLLQDLRVAQAEQQFSDSAGAIAFAARWLQESPLPQ from the coding sequence ATGGATGCTGCTCTCGCTGCACGGTTTAACCCTCAAGCTTGGCCTTTCTCGGCTGATGGTCTGCCAGCTGGGGCTTGCTTGGTGGGTGGTGCTGTTCGAGATGCCTTGTTGGGTCGCCTAAGCGACCCCCTTGATCTGGATTGGGTGGTGCCCAACGGCGCCGTCGAAACAGCTCGATCCTTGGCCCGGCAGCACCAGGCTGGCTTTGTGCTGCTCGACGCCGATCGCCAGATTGCGCGGGTTGTCTTTGCCGACATGACCGTTGACTTTGCTCAGCAGGAAGGCGATCGTCTGGAGCAAGATCTGCGGCGGCGCGATTTTACGATCAACGCGATCGCCTACGACTGGCAGCGGCAGACTGTCATCGATCCCTTAGGCGGGCAGGCCGACCTTGAGCAAGGGCTGCTGCGCATGGTTGCCCCTGAAAATCTGGTGGACGACCCGCTGCGTCTGCTTCGCGCCTATCGACAGGCAGCTCAACTCAGTTTCTCGATCGAGCCCGAGACTGCGGCAGCGATCGCTCAGTTAGCGCCACTCCTGCCACAGGTGGCTGGGGAACGGATCTGGGCGGAATTACAGCGCTTACTCAACGTGCCGCCCCCCCATCCGGTTTTGGTCGAAGCGATCGCCAGTGGACTACTGGCCCCTTGGTTCCCTGAGGCAACGCCGGAATGCATGTCCACTCTGGCTGATCATTGGCAACAACTGCAGGCGCAGGCGCCTGAATGGCCGCACTGGTTCACCGCGATCGGGCCTGGGGGCAGGCTCAGTCATCTGGCCTATGCCTGGCTAACGCGCTTGCTCCCAAGCGATCGCGATCGGGCATTGGAGTCGCTCTTGGCGCTCAAAAGTAGTCGAGCCGAGCAGCGATCGCTACTGCAACTCCAGCAGCATTGGCAAGACTGTCAAACCAGCAAAGCAGCCACTACCGCAGGGCAGGTTGCGCTGTTTCAGACCCTAGGTAAGTTGGTACCCGTGCTGCTCGTCCAGCTCGAAGCTAGTGAGTTGCGCCAAACCTTGCTGCGGCGCTACCAAACGCCCAATGACCCGATCGCTCATCTCCAGCCCCTCGTCAGTGGCACCGATCTGCAGGTATCTCTGGGGATTCGCGGTGGACCGCGTCTCGGCCAACTACTGCAGGATCTACGGGTTGCCCAAGCGGAGCAACAGTTCTCCGATTCAGCGGGGGCGATCGCCTTTGCCGCGCGTTGGCTTCAAGAGTCTCCTCTTCCTCAATAG
- a CDS encoding transglycosylase domain-containing protein, producing the protein MPFKQIPLRLRQAFLAAEDRRFYEHSGIDLFGIARASVTNLLSGQVQEGASTITQQLARIVFLSQERSLQRKLNEALMAQKLEQELTKDQILEQYLNLVYLGAGAYGVADAAWTYFSKPVQDLSLGEMATLAGLPPAPTAYSPLVSLEVAQERRNSVLSRMQEVGFITPSEAEAARREPLALKPAAPKYAQSLAPYFTDYVRQELPRFVAPDVLEYGGLTLKTTLNYRWQQAADQAIQNSTYGSLQGALVSIDPRDGAIRAMVGGVDFNRSQFNRATQAYRQPGSTFKMFVYAAAIASGMSPSQVYLDAAINLGGYKPQNFSRSFSGSISLTQALTNSVNIVAIKVLRDVGIDNVIRVARQMGIRADLARYYPLALGASDVTLLEITSAYGTLANQGKYLTPHPIAEIIDHRGRVLYQDKQIKPVQALDPGSAAIVTSMLERVVTSGTGAAAYLPDRAVAGKTGTTEQARDLWFIGYIPQLVTGVWLGYDNFAPTGSGSSAAAVAWYRFMVEAIKDLPPEKFPPLPNPDQRKPLFKAQFTSGSDLGGIDRGPGRYDYGAGIELADSPSFAGSLPAAPASNAGSSRSRDPEPEYSSEPAAEEPRYEDAPPEAPVNLLSRDPVPSKQNPLPQHPLNRRHRCPLHLNPLHHPSPWSLRHLSLRPPSFYCQPIATAKTTSD; encoded by the coding sequence GTGCCCTTCAAGCAGATTCCCCTGCGTCTACGTCAGGCTTTCCTCGCGGCTGAGGATCGGCGCTTCTACGAACATAGCGGTATCGATCTGTTCGGGATTGCCCGCGCCAGCGTCACAAACCTGCTCAGCGGTCAGGTGCAGGAGGGTGCTAGTACCATCACCCAGCAGCTGGCCCGCATTGTTTTTCTCAGCCAAGAGCGCAGTCTGCAACGCAAGCTCAACGAAGCGCTGATGGCGCAAAAGCTAGAGCAAGAGTTGACCAAGGACCAAATCCTTGAGCAGTATCTCAATTTGGTCTATCTCGGGGCAGGGGCCTACGGGGTTGCTGATGCTGCTTGGACTTACTTCAGCAAGCCAGTCCAAGACCTCAGCCTAGGAGAAATGGCAACGCTGGCGGGGCTACCCCCCGCGCCCACAGCCTACTCGCCTTTGGTCTCCTTGGAAGTGGCTCAAGAGCGGCGTAATAGTGTGCTGAGCCGCATGCAAGAGGTGGGCTTCATCACCCCATCTGAGGCAGAAGCTGCTCGCCGCGAACCCCTTGCGCTCAAGCCTGCAGCACCGAAATATGCTCAAAGTCTGGCGCCCTACTTTACCGACTACGTTCGCCAGGAACTGCCACGCTTTGTTGCGCCGGATGTCTTGGAGTACGGCGGCCTGACGCTCAAGACGACCTTGAACTATCGCTGGCAACAAGCGGCGGACCAGGCTATCCAAAACTCGACCTACGGCAGTTTGCAGGGGGCTCTCGTCAGTATCGATCCTCGCGATGGGGCAATTCGGGCGATGGTGGGCGGGGTGGATTTCAATCGCAGCCAGTTCAACCGCGCGACCCAGGCCTATCGTCAGCCGGGTTCCACTTTCAAGATGTTTGTCTATGCGGCGGCGATCGCTTCAGGAATGTCGCCCTCCCAGGTCTACTTGGATGCCGCGATCAATTTGGGGGGCTATAAACCGCAAAACTTTAGCCGTAGCTTTAGTGGCTCGATCAGTCTGACCCAAGCGTTGACTAATTCCGTCAATATTGTCGCGATCAAGGTGCTGCGGGATGTTGGCATTGACAATGTCATTCGGGTGGCCCGCCAAATGGGAATTCGGGCGGACTTGGCGCGCTACTATCCCTTGGCATTAGGAGCCTCAGACGTCACGCTGCTGGAGATCACCAGTGCTTACGGCACTCTGGCCAATCAGGGGAAATATCTGACACCCCACCCGATCGCTGAAATCATCGATCATCGCGGTCGAGTCCTCTACCAAGACAAACAGATCAAGCCAGTGCAAGCCCTCGATCCTGGGTCTGCTGCGATCGTGACATCCATGCTGGAGCGCGTTGTCACCTCTGGAACGGGGGCTGCTGCTTACCTGCCCGATCGCGCAGTGGCAGGGAAAACGGGCACGACCGAACAAGCTCGCGACCTCTGGTTTATTGGCTACATCCCGCAGTTGGTGACCGGGGTTTGGCTGGGCTACGACAACTTTGCCCCGACTGGCAGTGGGAGTAGTGCAGCTGCGGTGGCTTGGTATCGCTTTATGGTCGAGGCCATTAAAGACCTGCCCCCCGAAAAATTTCCGCCGCTGCCGAACCCCGATCAACGGAAACCGCTCTTTAAAGCTCAGTTCACAAGTGGCAGTGACCTAGGGGGGATCGATCGTGGACCCGGCCGCTATGACTACGGCGCTGGCATTGAGTTGGCGGACTCCCCCAGTTTTGCTGGCAGTCTGCCCGCCGCACCAGCCTCCAATGCTGGCTCGAGCCGTTCCCGCGATCCCGAACCGGAATATAGCAGTGAGCCGGCGGCGGAAGAACCCCGCTACGAAGATGCTCCCCCTGAGGCACCGGTGAATCTTTTGAGCCGGGACCCAGTGCCGTCGAAGCAGAACCCGCTCCCCCAGCACCCGTTGAACCGCAGGCACCGGTGCCCCCTCCACCTGAACCCACTGCACCACCCCTCCCCGTGGAGCCTACGGCACCTCAGCCTCAGGCCCCCTAGCTTTTATTGCCAGCCTATTGCGACCGCCAAGACCACCAGCGATTGA
- a CDS encoding glutathione S-transferase family protein has translation MLELYQFELSPYSEKVRLILDFKGLEYRKQEVTPGIGQFEVFRLSGQRQVPVLKDGSEAIADSTAIAQYLDQKFPEPPLTLADPQQQALNVLLEDWADRSFATDVRTVLLGALGWDPSLREAALPNQVPGPLRNLVSAVPSEVFSVLGSGVGLSPETLRTARLNLEQGLQALCQRLQNQPYLLGDRPVLADLAIAAHSLFLKFPTTAAIDIPAGLRGRGIPGLVDNPDYTVFFEWRDRLYRDFRRGAAVTPPSSGNGPTKISID, from the coding sequence ATGCTGGAGCTTTACCAGTTTGAGCTATCACCCTACAGCGAAAAGGTTCGGCTGATTCTCGACTTCAAGGGTCTGGAGTATCGCAAACAGGAAGTGACCCCGGGCATTGGTCAATTCGAGGTCTTTCGCCTGTCGGGACAGCGCCAAGTCCCAGTTTTGAAAGATGGCAGCGAAGCGATCGCTGATTCCACCGCGATCGCGCAGTACCTCGATCAAAAGTTTCCAGAGCCGCCATTGACTTTGGCTGATCCGCAGCAGCAAGCCCTGAATGTCTTGCTCGAAGATTGGGCCGATCGCAGTTTTGCGACGGATGTCCGCACCGTACTCCTCGGCGCTCTCGGCTGGGATCCTAGTCTGCGGGAAGCAGCATTGCCAAACCAGGTGCCGGGTCCGCTGCGCAACTTGGTCAGCGCTGTCCCGAGTGAGGTTTTTAGCGTCCTTGGCAGTGGCGTAGGTCTCAGCCCCGAAACCCTCCGCACTGCTCGTCTCAACCTTGAGCAGGGCCTACAGGCACTCTGTCAGCGCCTACAGAACCAACCCTATCTCTTAGGCGATCGCCCCGTGCTGGCAGATTTAGCGATCGCAGCGCACAGTCTCTTCCTGAAGTTTCCGACCACTGCCGCGATCGATATTCCCGCTGGTCTGCGCGGGCGTGGGATTCCTGGCCTCGTCGATAACCCTGACTATACGGTCTTCTTCGAGTGGCGCGATCGCCTCTATCGCGATTTCCGCCGTGGTGCAGCTGTCACCCCGCCCAGCAGCGGAAATGGCCCCACCAAAATCTCGATCGACTAG